One window of the bacterium genome contains the following:
- a CDS encoding response regulator transcription factor yields MLIEIVDDDADLMEGLRWYLEAEGYEVISATDGQAAVELFNDRGPDLVILDIMMPKMDGVKVCEIIRRSSDAMIMMLSAKDGEIDKVRALKNGADDYVTKPFHTSELLARVEALLRRKGRSKPPDASYRWNNLELCVAEHRVSVDEVAVELTAMEFNLLASLMGSPQIVLSREHLVEVIWGNDFYGELRLVDNLVYRLREKLIGAGCVDFPIATVRGVGYAYRP; encoded by the coding sequence ATGCTTATTGAGATCGTTGATGATGATGCCGATCTGATGGAAGGCCTTCGCTGGTATCTGGAAGCCGAGGGATATGAAGTTATATCGGCAACGGACGGCCAAGCGGCTGTTGAACTATTTAACGATAGAGGTCCCGACCTTGTAATTCTGGACATCATGATGCCGAAGATGGATGGGGTCAAAGTATGCGAGATTATACGCCGCTCTTCGGATGCTATGATAATGATGCTCTCAGCCAAAGACGGCGAGATAGACAAGGTCCGAGCACTTAAGAACGGTGCCGACGACTACGTAACCAAGCCTTTCCACACATCCGAATTACTTGCAAGAGTTGAGGCACTGCTGCGCAGAAAAGGCCGCAGTAAGCCACCGGATGCTTCATACCGTTGGAACAACCTGGAGCTTTGCGTTGCCGAGCACCGCGTCAGCGTGGATGAGGTTGCAGTCGAGCTTACTGCAATGGAATTCAATTTGCTTGCCTCACTTATGGGCAGCCCGCAGATCGTGCTCTCACGCGAGCATCTGGTGGAAGTAATATGGGGAAATGACTTTTACGGCGAACTGCGTCTGGTCGATAATTTGGTATACAGACTGCGCGAAAAACTCATAGGCGCAGGATGCGTAGATTTTCCTATTGCGACAGTGAGGGGAGTCGGATATGCGTATCGTCCCTAG
- a CDS encoding periplasmic heavy metal sensor gives MKTKVLIGLVLAMILCMTPVWCQQGGPRQGGVGMSSVVMTVMPPQANMIDRLAEQLDLTEDQVSSLKTVLTEGNTTVQSLQKTSSSAAQALRKALFASTYDADAVADAAAKAEKAEAAVVTASINVWVQIREVLTADQITALQSATTFSGGPGGPGGQGRPGGPPPDGSSTSGGQF, from the coding sequence ATGAAGACCAAAGTTTTGATTGGATTAGTGCTGGCGATGATTTTGTGTATGACACCGGTTTGGTGTCAACAGGGCGGTCCCAGACAGGGCGGGGTGGGAATGTCCAGCGTAGTGATGACAGTGATGCCGCCGCAGGCCAACATGATCGATCGGCTGGCAGAGCAGCTCGATCTCACCGAAGATCAGGTGAGCAGCCTGAAGACGGTCTTGACTGAGGGCAATACGACCGTTCAGTCGCTTCAAAAGACGTCCAGTTCGGCGGCGCAGGCTCTTCGCAAAGCCTTATTTGCGTCAACATATGATGCCGATGCAGTGGCTGATGCCGCAGCAAAGGCGGAGAAGGCGGAAGCGGCTGTTGTGACCGCAAGCATAAATGTGTGGGTACAGATAAGAGAGGTTTTGACTGCCGATCAGATCACTGCTCTCCAGTCGGCTACCACATTTTCCGGCGGTCCTGGTGGTCCCGGTGGACAGGGCAGACCTGGTGGACCTCCACCCGATGGGTCGTCCACATCCGGCGGCCAATTCTGA
- a CDS encoding phosphatidylserine decarboxylase, producing MIFVYILIAIAILWIAALTFLRRVWFYRDPVRMPESRDGVIVSPADGRVVYIKRVNENSIYAEKLGEKIPLPEITGCDYEQKNGWAIGIYMSPLDVHFNYTPLPGTVENIHRVSAKVNLPMLDLWEYIRVVWLRKMVDMFARRYHLENERNTIFVDCNGLKMAVVLIADKFVAKIRCFVEPGERLEYSQKLGFIERGSQVDLVIFSDDVEFNVAVGEQVYGGKTVIARLVHALEGNRDIMAAG from the coding sequence ATGATTTTTGTTTATATACTTATTGCAATCGCAATATTGTGGATAGCGGCGCTCACTTTTCTGCGCCGGGTGTGGTTTTATCGAGACCCCGTTCGCATGCCCGAAAGCCGCGACGGCGTGATCGTATCTCCAGCCGATGGCCGTGTGGTCTATATCAAGCGAGTCAATGAGAACTCTATATATGCCGAGAAACTGGGTGAGAAGATACCTCTGCCCGAGATCACCGGCTGCGATTATGAGCAAAAAAATGGTTGGGCAATAGGCATATACATGTCCCCGCTCGACGTACACTTCAACTATACTCCTCTGCCCGGCACGGTCGAGAATATACATCGGGTCAGCGCCAAAGTCAATTTGCCCATGCTCGATCTTTGGGAGTATATCAGGGTTGTCTGGCTGAGGAAGATGGTGGACATGTTCGCCCGCCGCTATCATCTTGAAAATGAGCGGAACACTATTTTCGTCGACTGCAACGGCCTCAAGATGGCCGTTGTGCTGATTGCCGATAAGTTCGTGGCAAAGATAAGGTGCTTTGTGGAGCCGGGCGAGAGGTTGGAATATTCCCAAAAACTGGGGTTCATAGAGCGCGGCAGTCAGGTCGATCTGGTAATCTTTTCGGATGATGTCGAGTTCAACGTCGCTGTGGGTGAACAGGTCTATGGCGGCAAGACTGTCATTGCCAGGCTTGTTCATGCCCTTGAGGGTAATAGAGATATAATGGCCGCCGGTTGA
- a CDS encoding PQQ-binding-like beta-propeller repeat protein: MPILNARLKGCLCTASILIAAVSAFAVRGNCLQPASQYRGNTLRTGQIGYTATYSPGLDWQYSTGTTCSASPIIASNGTAYFGAYDRYFYAVEGNGSLAWRSSRYSSSIIGSAAVASNGIIYFATLSGSIYAFNSDGTSNWASPCKIAGAVNGSMLIGEDGTLYVGSDNNRIYAVDSSGAIKWSYYTGGDITRALTMSADGSVIYAPSQDGRIYAVSSNGIFIWKSAVINPSNNCAVGPDGTIYVGTASGSLVALNSDGSTKWTYPTQGRTITTAPAVGADGTIYVGAQDTCLHAINPDGTLKWYYRTNAAIYSSPTLDADGTIIFGTYSGDIVSIDPTDGSLNWSRSIGATIYTSPTIGSDGSIFVMDSEGRLSKFSGPVTSSNPTTPEPSAFVSLAAALAALVSLKLRRVRV, encoded by the coding sequence ATGCCAATACTTAATGCTCGTCTCAAAGGCTGTTTATGCACAGCCTCAATCTTGATTGCCGCAGTATCAGCTTTTGCTGTCCGCGGCAATTGCCTGCAGCCAGCCTCACAATATAGAGGAAACACACTGCGCACAGGACAGATCGGCTATACAGCGACATACTCTCCTGGGCTCGACTGGCAATACTCGACTGGGACCACATGCAGCGCATCACCCATTATTGCATCAAACGGCACGGCTTATTTTGGCGCATATGACAGGTATTTCTATGCCGTGGAGGGCAACGGATCGCTTGCATGGCGCTCGTCCAGATACTCCTCGTCAATCATCGGCAGCGCGGCTGTCGCAAGCAATGGAATCATATACTTTGCAACACTCAGCGGTTCCATATATGCGTTCAACTCTGACGGAACATCGAACTGGGCATCACCGTGCAAAATTGCAGGAGCAGTAAACGGTTCCATGTTGATAGGAGAAGACGGGACGCTTTATGTTGGCTCGGACAACAACCGCATATATGCGGTCGATTCTAGTGGAGCGATCAAGTGGAGCTACTACACGGGCGGGGATATTACACGCGCCTTAACTATGTCGGCTGACGGAAGTGTGATATATGCGCCGTCACAAGACGGCAGAATTTATGCCGTCAGCTCAAACGGCATATTCATCTGGAAATCGGCTGTGATTAATCCAAGCAATAACTGTGCGGTCGGCCCCGATGGTACTATATATGTAGGAACAGCCAGCGGATCACTGGTGGCATTGAATTCGGATGGCTCGACAAAGTGGACATATCCTACGCAGGGCAGGACTATTACAACAGCGCCCGCCGTCGGAGCTGATGGCACTATATATGTCGGTGCACAGGACACCTGCTTGCACGCTATAAACCCTGACGGCACGCTAAAGTGGTATTACCGCACCAACGCTGCCATATATTCCTCGCCAACTCTGGATGCGGACGGCACAATAATTTTCGGCACATACAGCGGAGATATTGTGTCCATTGACCCCACTGACGGTTCGCTGAATTGGAGCAGAAGCATTGGCGCAACTATATACACTTCTCCGACAATCGGCAGCGACGGAAGTATATTTGTTATGGACTCAGAGGGAAGACTTTCCAAGTTCTCCGGACCTGTCACATCGTCCAATCCAACAACACCGGAACCATCTGCTTTCGTATCATTGGCAGCAGCTTTGGCGGCTCTGGTTTCTTTGAAACTGCGTAGAGTGCGTGTTTGA
- a CDS encoding glycosyltransferase family 2 protein, with translation MKVAAVVPAYNEKDRISVVLEAIKSAQSVDEILVVSDGSTDGTYELVSSDPCVRVMHLDANRGKGGAMRAGALGTDADVILFLDADLVGMDGEKVDAIIQPVADGQTDMAIGIFSGGRGATDLAQFLTPYISGQRAMRRDVFLDIPGLDGVRSGVETAITKYFHSRNLKVSRVSLTGCTHHMKEEKLGFIRGFSARMKMYYDIAKILLDGHEFRK, from the coding sequence ATGAAAGTAGCGGCTGTGGTGCCGGCATATAATGAAAAAGACCGGATATCGGTCGTGCTGGAGGCAATAAAGAGTGCTCAGTCTGTAGACGAGATACTCGTGGTCAGTGACGGCTCGACAGACGGCACATATGAACTGGTCTCATCCGACCCATGTGTGCGTGTGATGCACTTGGATGCGAACCGAGGCAAGGGCGGGGCTATGCGCGCGGGTGCTCTCGGCACTGATGCGGACGTCATACTTTTTCTTGACGCCGATCTGGTCGGTATGGATGGTGAGAAAGTTGATGCCATAATACAGCCTGTCGCCGATGGCCAAACCGATATGGCTATTGGAATATTCAGCGGTGGCAGAGGTGCGACCGACCTTGCACAATTTCTCACTCCATATATCTCAGGCCAGCGTGCAATGCGCCGCGATGTATTTCTGGATATACCCGGCCTCGATGGTGTGCGTTCAGGGGTGGAGACTGCTATCACCAAGTATTTTCATTCACGCAACTTAAAAGTCAGCCGTGTAAGCCTTACCGGCTGCACCCATCATATGAAAGAAGAGAAACTGGGCTTTATAAGAGGTTTCTCCGCACGGATGAAAATGTACTACGACATCGCCAAAATTTTGCTCGACGGCCACGAATTCAGAAAGTAA
- a CDS encoding AGE family epimerase/isomerase, whose amino-acid sequence MNTVLDSYADIYRSALVSDCIPFWEKNCPDREYGGYFDCLGRDGSVYDSEKFMWMQWRKVWMFCELYNKLEPRKEWLDLAKLGYDFLTKHGRDEKGRYYFSLARDGRPAMAAYSVFSDCFAVMGSAAYYRATGDEDARKEALRAFDNYLLCETKPKGEWTKEMEGIEPMKALGFYMMKANLMAVLDECIGGIDACSESINTVRMVMDLFWNPEFQVMFENVRDDRSFDLDSMRGRHLNPGHAIEAMWFIMNIAARAGENDLVQRAADIILAELKKGWDPDHGGIFYFMDVLGKPHLELQWDMKLWWVHNEALIATAMAYKLTGSEESAEWFKRIHDWAWERFPDPEYGEWFGYLNRYGEPTHMLKGGKWKSFFHLPRMLFVCSSLFSNTYFKSK is encoded by the coding sequence ATGAATACAGTTTTAGATTCTTACGCAGATATCTACCGCAGTGCTCTTGTGAGCGATTGCATTCCCTTCTGGGAGAAGAACTGCCCGGACCGTGAGTATGGCGGCTATTTCGACTGTCTCGGTAGGGACGGCAGCGTCTATGACTCTGAGAAGTTCATGTGGATGCAGTGGCGCAAAGTGTGGATGTTTTGCGAGCTGTACAACAAGTTGGAACCGAGGAAGGAGTGGCTCGATCTGGCCAAACTCGGGTACGACTTTCTTACAAAACATGGACGTGATGAGAAAGGGCGATACTACTTTTCTCTTGCCCGCGACGGCAGACCCGCCATGGCGGCATATTCGGTTTTCTCCGATTGTTTTGCTGTAATGGGTTCGGCTGCATATTATCGCGCAACCGGTGATGAAGACGCTCGCAAAGAGGCCCTGAGAGCATTTGATAATTATCTGTTGTGTGAGACAAAACCCAAAGGCGAGTGGACAAAGGAGATGGAAGGCATCGAGCCGATGAAAGCGCTCGGCTTTTATATGATGAAGGCTAACCTAATGGCTGTGCTTGATGAGTGCATCGGTGGCATTGACGCCTGCTCCGAATCCATCAACACAGTGCGAATGGTAATGGACCTTTTCTGGAACCCTGAGTTTCAGGTCATGTTCGAGAATGTCAGAGATGACAGATCATTTGACCTCGATTCAATGCGCGGTCGTCATCTCAACCCCGGTCATGCGATAGAAGCCATGTGGTTTATTATGAATATCGCTGCAAGAGCCGGTGAAAATGATCTGGTGCAGCGCGCAGCAGATATCATTCTCGCAGAGCTTAAAAAGGGCTGGGACCCCGATCACGGCGGCATCTTTTACTTTATGGACGTTCTCGGAAAACCTCATCTGGAGCTGCAGTGGGATATGAAACTGTGGTGGGTACATAACGAGGCGCTGATCGCAACTGCAATGGCATACAAACTGACCGGAAGTGAAGAGTCGGCTGAATGGTTCAAGCGCATTCATGACTGGGCATGGGAAAGATTCCCCGACCCTGAATACGGTGAATGGTTCGGCTATTTGAACAGATACGGCGAGCCGACACACATGCTCAAAGGCGGCAAGTGGAAGAGTTTCTTTCACCTGCCCAGAATGCTCTTTGTATGCTCCTCTCTCTTTAGCAATACATACTTTAAGAGCAAATAG
- a CDS encoding chitobiase/beta-hexosaminidase C-terminal domain-containing protein translates to MYLGKLRTTFLIVMLFLMLSLQTMAAVVYVKWDSRGRQDGKTWRTAYRSVITGIASARIGDEVWVAEGTYVVQPLALKQEVALYGGFCGNETSRDQRDYNQYFSILDGNMQRETVLATYGLTESAVLDGFVVTNGIGEYDVYGNYHGAGILCWGSPTITHNYIAGNNGEWGGGIYIGPNAAPLIAYNSIVGNSAYVGGGICSASGGAATVTNNYIAYNSAYWAGAIYIAACPSTISNNVIAMNTSGAEGAGILMEDGCTTLIVNNTIVDNETGEGIDGGGIYSDSSSPTIANNIIAFCSSGIYSTNAAPVLHTNDVYGNTDYDYSVLVSHPSDLNVDPLFRDYLGEDYHLLATSTLINAGTDADVPPDWPDMDGQDRINGAAVDIGADEVYVAETPVITPNTGSFNDYVTVTITDATPGVTIRYTTDDSTPTRTNGTEYTGPFSIFGVQVKAIAYSDAYDDSAEADTSFTWQMPTPTFDPPAGTYTSICVSINCSVPGATIYYTTDGSDPTSSSPVYTDPIQVNVTTILKAMAAGAGCLDSDIATAVYNIAPWGPSLVGLSPTSGTFLSYLTKYTISSEYGHGRGYQYLRNCIMLINTSMSGANGIYLRYDQKTGRIYLRNDTDTAWLGGYLPGSSSTLQNRQVIVYLGDTRVLKTKYNITVQWRIAIKNALRGTTCGVYLYADDINNLNTGWKQFGTYDIL, encoded by the coding sequence ATGTATCTTGGAAAACTGCGCACCACATTTTTGATCGTAATGCTGTTTTTGATGCTTTCACTTCAGACAATGGCCGCCGTGGTTTATGTCAAATGGGATTCGAGAGGAAGACAGGATGGGAAAACCTGGAGGACTGCCTACCGTTCAGTTATTACGGGAATTGCGTCGGCACGTATCGGTGATGAAGTATGGGTAGCTGAAGGGACATATGTGGTCCAACCTCTTGCGCTGAAGCAGGAAGTTGCCCTGTATGGCGGTTTCTGTGGAAACGAGACCTCCAGAGACCAGAGAGATTATAACCAATACTTCTCCATACTCGACGGTAATATGCAGCGAGAGACTGTATTGGCTACTTACGGATTGACTGAGAGCGCCGTACTCGACGGCTTTGTGGTCACTAACGGAATAGGCGAATACGATGTTTATGGCAACTATCACGGTGCCGGAATCCTCTGCTGGGGTTCGCCGACAATTACACACAACTACATTGCAGGCAACAATGGCGAATGGGGCGGAGGAATTTATATCGGACCGAATGCTGCCCCGCTTATTGCCTATAACAGCATTGTCGGCAACAGCGCTTACGTTGGAGGCGGAATCTGCTCGGCCAGCGGAGGAGCCGCAACAGTTACAAACAACTATATCGCATACAATAGCGCATACTGGGCAGGAGCTATATATATCGCAGCCTGTCCTTCTACCATAAGCAACAATGTGATCGCGATGAATACTTCCGGTGCTGAAGGTGCCGGCATATTAATGGAAGATGGCTGCACTACACTCATTGTGAACAATACCATCGTTGACAATGAAACAGGTGAAGGCATAGATGGTGGAGGAATATACAGCGATAGTTCCTCACCAACGATTGCAAACAACATAATTGCTTTCTGCTCATCGGGGATTTACAGTACCAATGCTGCTCCAGTTCTTCACACAAACGATGTATACGGCAACACAGACTATGATTATAGTGTATTGGTGTCGCACCCATCGGACCTGAATGTCGATCCCTTGTTCAGGGACTATCTTGGCGAAGATTATCACCTGCTTGCAACGTCGACGCTTATCAATGCCGGAACAGATGCTGATGTGCCGCCTGATTGGCCTGACATGGATGGTCAGGACAGGATTAATGGCGCTGCAGTCGACATCGGAGCGGATGAAGTGTATGTGGCCGAAACACCGGTGATAACTCCCAATACCGGCTCGTTTAACGACTATGTGACAGTCACTATCACAGACGCCACACCCGGAGTGACCATACGCTACACCACCGACGACAGCACGCCAACTCGGACTAACGGCACTGAATATACTGGTCCGTTTTCTATATTCGGGGTGCAGGTGAAGGCAATAGCTTACTCCGATGCATATGACGACAGCGCAGAAGCCGATACATCATTCACCTGGCAGATGCCGACTCCGACATTTGATCCGCCTGCAGGGACATATACTTCGATATGTGTATCAATTAACTGCTCAGTTCCAGGCGCAACAATTTACTATACTACTGACGGTTCTGATCCAACAAGTTCAAGCCCGGTGTACACTGATCCTATACAAGTCAATGTCACAACCATACTTAAGGCAATGGCTGCAGGAGCCGGGTGTCTGGACAGCGATATCGCTACGGCTGTCTACAATATCGCTCCTTGGGGGCCGTCTCTGGTCGGTCTGTCGCCGACGAGCGGCACATTCCTCAGCTATTTGACGAAATATACGATATCCAGTGAATACGGCCATGGTCGAGGCTATCAGTATTTGCGCAACTGCATAATGCTCATCAATACCAGTATGAGTGGAGCCAATGGGATATATCTGCGTTATGATCAGAAAACTGGAAGGATCTACCTCAGAAACGATACCGATACTGCATGGTTGGGTGGATATCTACCCGGTTCAAGCTCGACCCTGCAGAACAGACAGGTAATCGTTTACTTGGGAGATACAAGAGTGCTGAAAACAAAATATAATATTACAGTGCAGTGGCGAATAGCAATCAAAAATGCGCTGCGCGGCACAACTTGCGGGGTTTATCTGTATGCAGATGATATCAACAATCTGAATACCGGATGGAAGCAGTTCGGAACATACGACATATTATAA
- the nuoH gene encoding NADH-quinone oxidoreductase subunit NuoH → MNQILIDLALELGKLIAIAIVVLVFMLVAVLYLVLKLRWVIARIQSRLGPNRTGPWGVAQTVADALKLFQKEDIIPKGADKWLFTIAPALVFIPSYLVYVVIPFGAGLTAQSLNVGVMYISAISSISVIGIIVGGWASNNKWSLLGAFRGASQLISYEVPIILALVVPVLVNGSLDLNIIVENQAGGFWHWNLFTGFPMLQLAFLMLVIAGFAEINVTPFDIMEAESELVAGFNTEYSGMKFALFFLAEFAESFTLAAIITTLFLGGYQPPLHILGGQLTGIAFSAVSLFWFMAKCWVLVVFIMWVRSTLPRVRVDQLMNLSWKALIPTGLVNLLLTGAYVVFWMHK, encoded by the coding sequence ATGAACCAAATCCTCATTGACCTGGCACTGGAACTGGGCAAGCTGATAGCAATTGCTATTGTTGTGCTTGTGTTTATGCTCGTGGCGGTGCTGTATCTGGTTCTCAAGCTCAGATGGGTCATCGCCCGCATTCAATCGCGTCTTGGACCAAACCGAACCGGTCCCTGGGGCGTGGCGCAGACGGTCGCCGATGCTCTGAAACTCTTTCAAAAGGAAGATATCATTCCAAAAGGCGCAGACAAGTGGCTCTTCACCATTGCTCCTGCGCTGGTGTTCATCCCCTCATATCTGGTATATGTAGTCATTCCATTCGGCGCTGGGCTTACTGCGCAGAGTCTCAATGTCGGCGTGATGTATATCAGCGCAATCTCCTCGATCAGCGTAATTGGGATTATAGTGGGCGGATGGGCATCCAACAACAAGTGGTCTCTGCTGGGCGCATTTCGTGGCGCATCACAGTTGATATCATACGAAGTCCCGATTATTCTCGCGCTGGTCGTGCCTGTGCTGGTTAACGGTTCACTTGACCTTAACATCATAGTCGAAAACCAGGCAGGCGGGTTCTGGCACTGGAACCTGTTCACTGGTTTCCCGATGCTGCAGTTGGCATTTCTGATGCTGGTCATAGCAGGGTTCGCTGAGATCAACGTCACGCCATTTGATATTATGGAAGCCGAATCGGAGCTTGTCGCCGGTTTCAACACTGAATACTCGGGGATGAAGTTCGCACTGTTTTTCCTGGCTGAGTTCGCCGAGTCCTTTACTCTGGCTGCAATAATAACGACGCTCTTCCTGGGTGGTTATCAGCCTCCACTTCATATACTCGGCGGTCAGCTTACGGGAATAGCATTCTCGGCAGTATCGCTGTTCTGGTTTATGGCGAAGTGCTGGGTGCTGGTCGTTTTCATTATGTGGGTTCGCTCGACCCTGCCTCGTGTGCGTGTCGATCAGCTTATGAACCTTTCATGGAAAGCTCTTATACCGACCGGGCTCGTTAATCTGCTGTTGACCGGCGCGTATGTGGTTTTCTGGATGCATAAATAA
- a CDS encoding HAMP domain-containing histidine kinase — translation MRIVPRVNVRVSLTMAILLTIVLSWVISAGITNYSNYLNIRSFQQEMVKHPELYPRPMPEPKFGWMEFLSGRTPFPPRHERHLPPNPKIMDNFKPPTEREPIRKPPRDSFIPFDLKWSFIRLGVALGLAVLAGAWLGRRFTRPLSQLTKGAEAFQSGDFNYRISVSGKSEFSEVAESMNDMARQVSDQINRLEKDAERRRQFLADIAHEFRSPVTTMRTMAGALSDGVADDPERKERAISALEDTSERLLRLVRDLMELAKIDLDEFPLNVREVEIRELAASVIHSHNPEAVQAGVIIQPLTEGNPIIAEIDPDRITQVLDNIIDNAISYAGEGSRVDMTLEDGEQIKIVIKDTGKGIRREDIGSVLEPFYRADAARTPGDCHSGLGLSIASRLVEAHGGILSIVSEECKGTTVTIVIPKR, via the coding sequence ATGCGTATCGTCCCTAGAGTTAATGTCCGCGTCAGCCTGACTATGGCAATATTGTTGACCATTGTATTGAGCTGGGTCATCAGCGCAGGAATCACTAACTATTCCAACTATCTCAACATCCGCTCATTTCAGCAGGAGATGGTAAAGCATCCTGAACTCTATCCAAGGCCTATGCCGGAACCTAAATTTGGATGGATGGAATTCTTGAGTGGACGCACCCCTTTTCCTCCCAGGCATGAACGCCATCTTCCACCAAATCCGAAAATTATGGACAATTTCAAACCACCAACTGAACGAGAGCCCATCAGAAAACCTCCAAGAGACTCATTCATACCATTTGATCTGAAGTGGTCTTTTATTAGACTTGGAGTAGCTCTCGGACTGGCAGTCCTTGCAGGAGCCTGGCTTGGGCGCAGGTTTACCCGGCCGCTCTCACAATTGACGAAAGGCGCCGAAGCATTTCAATCCGGTGATTTCAATTACCGAATATCGGTCAGTGGCAAAAGTGAGTTTTCTGAGGTTGCCGAATCAATGAACGATATGGCCAGGCAGGTTTCTGATCAGATCAATCGTCTTGAAAAAGATGCCGAACGCAGAAGACAGTTTCTTGCCGATATAGCGCACGAATTTCGTAGTCCGGTAACCACTATGCGCACTATGGCAGGTGCTCTTTCAGACGGAGTCGCAGATGATCCCGAACGTAAGGAAAGAGCTATATCTGCTCTGGAGGACACGTCGGAACGCCTTCTTCGTTTGGTAAGGGATCTGATGGAATTGGCCAAAATTGATCTTGATGAGTTCCCACTCAACGTTCGTGAAGTGGAAATAAGAGAACTCGCTGCATCTGTTATCCACTCACATAATCCGGAAGCTGTCCAAGCCGGAGTTATTATTCAGCCACTGACTGAGGGGAATCCAATTATCGCAGAGATCGACCCCGATAGAATTACGCAGGTGCTCGACAATATTATAGACAACGCGATCAGTTATGCCGGTGAGGGGTCGCGTGTGGATATGACTCTGGAGGACGGCGAGCAGATCAAAATCGTCATCAAGGATACGGGAAAGGGCATTAGGCGTGAGGATATCGGCAGCGTGCTCGAACCGTTTTATCGAGCGGATGCGGCCAGGACACCCGGTGACTGCCACTCTGGTCTGGGACTGAGCATTGCGAGCAGACTGGTTGAAGCGCATGGTGGGATACTGAGCATTGTCAGCGAAGAATGCAAGGGGACTACGGTGACTATTGTAATTCCAAAAAGGTGA